A single region of the Acidimicrobiales bacterium genome encodes:
- a CDS encoding bifunctional diguanylate cyclase/phosphodiesterase, producing the protein MTAAPAAAPWRRVAILAFAVLAATAALTFGPVSSMGPFGALSVPWLALLVAFAACEVFLIHIEHRREAVSLSLSTIPLVVGLYTVDPVALVAARVIGSGIALVVHRRQAPLKLAVNLGHMGLEAVVAILVFRALAPGGELGPASWPAAVAAALASDLVQSAVLVTAISLYQRRWEGALTETMALGTAARLVDTAVALVVVSVLRAEPAAVALLGLAGFALVWSYRAHTALRVQHRQLEHLYDFTQVMGDAVLAERTVEALLRQACDLLHSDAAWVYVERGGKTHRVGTTVEGALTLAEVAPGSPDALVEEGVRGRSRPELITATATPALAALGVAEALAAELRSGTTAVGTLVVADRSGEVRAFDDEDLRLFAMLANHAGMALANSQLVDRLRMNADESEYQSLHDSLTDLPNRAHFSRRLEERLAAGSALGVLLLDLDGFKDVNDTLGHQHGDLLLQQVAKRLRTALRHGDTLARLGGDEFAVLLPDVVGSQAAVSVARGLVAALERPFDVSDVSVEIGGSVGVALSPLHGMEADGLLQRADIAMYLAKANHTGVEVYDAERDGHTPERLALVGELRHAIAEGHLEVHYQPQMSLATGDVVGAEALVRWQHPTRGWLPPDEFVAVAERTGLVRPLTSFVLETALRECARWREGDGPERISVNLSARSLLQPTFPDDVRTLLRDTGVPAEALCLELTETSILVEPRRTVPVLQQLAQTGITIAIDDFGTGQSSLAYLKQLPVGEIKIDKSFVMTMEEDRADEAIVCSIIQLAANLDLPVVAEGVESMALAARLRGAGCGFAQGFGFSKALPAESFVAWVEEWRKRPGVGELRVVG; encoded by the coding sequence GTGACCGCTGCACCCGCCGCCGCGCCGTGGCGACGGGTCGCGATTCTCGCCTTCGCCGTGCTGGCGGCGACGGCGGCGCTAACCTTCGGGCCCGTCTCTTCGATGGGCCCGTTCGGCGCGTTGTCGGTGCCGTGGCTCGCCCTCCTGGTGGCCTTCGCCGCCTGTGAGGTCTTCCTCATCCACATCGAGCACCGCCGCGAGGCGGTGTCGTTGTCGCTCTCGACCATCCCGCTCGTCGTCGGCCTCTACACCGTCGACCCCGTCGCCTTGGTGGCCGCCCGGGTCATCGGCTCGGGCATCGCCCTCGTCGTGCACCGCAGGCAGGCGCCGCTCAAGCTGGCCGTCAACCTCGGCCACATGGGCCTCGAAGCAGTCGTCGCCATCCTGGTGTTCCGGGCCTTGGCGCCCGGTGGCGAGCTCGGCCCTGCCTCGTGGCCCGCAGCCGTGGCCGCCGCGCTGGCCAGCGACCTGGTGCAGAGCGCCGTGCTGGTGACGGCCATCAGCCTGTACCAACGCCGGTGGGAAGGTGCGCTCACCGAGACCATGGCGCTGGGCACCGCCGCCCGCCTGGTCGACACCGCCGTCGCCCTCGTCGTGGTCAGCGTGCTGCGGGCCGAACCGGCGGCCGTCGCCCTCCTGGGCCTGGCGGGCTTCGCCTTGGTGTGGTCGTACCGGGCGCACACCGCGCTGCGCGTCCAGCACCGCCAGCTCGAGCACCTCTACGACTTCACCCAAGTCATGGGCGACGCTGTGCTGGCCGAGCGCACCGTCGAGGCGCTGCTGCGGCAGGCATGCGACCTCCTCCACTCCGACGCCGCCTGGGTGTACGTGGAGCGGGGCGGCAAGACCCATCGCGTGGGCACCACGGTGGAAGGCGCCCTCACGCTGGCCGAGGTGGCCCCGGGTTCTCCCGACGCGCTGGTGGAAGAAGGCGTGCGGGGCCGGTCGCGGCCCGAGTTGATCACGGCGACGGCCACGCCCGCGCTGGCTGCCCTCGGGGTGGCGGAGGCCCTGGCCGCCGAACTGCGCAGCGGCACCACGGCGGTGGGCACCCTGGTGGTGGCCGACCGCAGCGGCGAGGTCCGTGCCTTCGACGACGAAGACCTGCGCCTGTTCGCCATGCTCGCCAACCACGCGGGCATGGCCCTGGCCAACAGCCAGCTCGTGGACCGGCTGCGCATGAACGCGGACGAGAGCGAGTACCAGTCGCTGCACGATTCGCTGACCGACCTGCCCAACCGGGCCCACTTCTCCCGCCGGTTGGAAGAACGGCTGGCGGCGGGCAGCGCGCTCGGCGTGCTCCTGCTCGACCTCGACGGCTTCAAGGACGTCAACGACACCCTGGGCCACCAGCACGGCGACCTGCTACTGCAGCAGGTGGCCAAGCGGTTGCGCACGGCGTTGCGCCACGGCGACACCTTGGCCCGCCTCGGCGGCGACGAGTTCGCCGTGTTGTTGCCCGACGTGGTCGGCAGCCAGGCCGCCGTGAGCGTGGCGCGCGGCTTGGTGGCGGCGTTGGAGCGGCCCTTCGACGTGTCCGACGTCAGCGTCGAGATCGGCGGCTCGGTGGGTGTGGCCCTGTCGCCATTGCACGGCATGGAGGCCGACGGGCTGCTGCAACGGGCCGACATCGCCATGTACCTGGCCAAGGCCAACCACACCGGGGTCGAGGTCTACGACGCCGAACGCGACGGCCACACCCCCGAACGCCTGGCCTTGGTGGGCGAGCTGCGCCACGCCATTGCCGAAGGCCACCTCGAGGTGCACTACCAGCCGCAGATGTCGCTGGCCACGGGTGACGTCGTGGGCGCCGAAGCGCTGGTCCGCTGGCAGCACCCCACCCGGGGTTGGCTGCCGCCCGACGAGTTCGTGGCCGTGGCCGAGCGCACCGGCCTGGTGCGCCCGTTGACGTCGTTCGTGTTGGAGACGGCGTTGCGAGAGTGTGCCCGCTGGCGCGAGGGCGACGGCCCCGAGCGCATCTCGGTGAACCTGTCGGCCCGCAGCCTCCTGCAGCCCACCTTCCCCGACGACGTGCGCACCCTGTTGCGCGACACGGGAGTGCCCGCCGAGGCGCTGTGCTTGGAGCTGACCGAGACCAGCATCCTCGTCGAGCCCCGCCGCACCGTGCCCGTGCTGCAGCAGCTGGCCCAGACGGGCATCACCATCGCCATCGACGACTTCGGCACCGGCCAGTCGTCACTCGCCTACCTCAAGCAGTTGCCGGTGGGCGAGATCAAGATCGACAAGTCGTTCGTCATGACAATGGAGGAGGACCGGGCCGACGAAGCCATCGTCTGCTCGATCATCCAACTGGCCGCCAACCTCGACCTGCCGGTGGTGGCCGAAGGCGTGGAGAGCATGGCGCTGGCCGCTCGCTTGCGCGGGGCCGGGTGCGGCTTCGCCCAGGGCTTCGGGTTCAGCAAGGCGCTGCCCGCCGAGTCGTTCGTGGCCTGGGTCGAGGAGTGGCGCAAGCGGCCCGGCGTCGGCGAGCTGCGGGTGGTCGGCTAG